A region of the Pseudomonas sp. A34-9 genome:
ACACAGCGCCAGCAGCACGGCCGACAGCATGGCTGCGTTGGCGTTGCTGAATTCCAGTTCGAACTGCTGGTAGATCGCGGTGGTGAAGGTTTGCAGGCCGATGATCGACAGCGCACCGAATTCCACCAGCATGTGCAAGGCAATCAACAGCGAGCCCGCCAATAGCGACGGCCAGAGCAGCGGCAGGGTGACGCGAAAAAACACCCCCCAGCGATTCTGCCCAAGCGTGCGGGCGGACTCTTCAAGGGAGGGATCAAGATTGCGCAGCGTCGCCGCCACTGGCAGGAAGATCAGTGGATACTTCGACAGGCTCATCACCAGAATCGCCCCGCCAAGGCCTTCGAACTGCGCGCTCAACGAGACCCAAGTGAAGCTACTGACAAACGCTGGCACGGCGAACGGCAGGCACAGAATCACACCCCACAGACGTCGTCCCGGCAAATTGCTGCGTTCCAGCAGCCAGGCCAGCGACAGGCCGATCACGCCGCAAGTGATCGTCACGCCAACCATCAATGCCAAGGTGTTGCGCAGCAGGCCGAATACATAGGGGCGCCACAATAAATGCAGCGCTTCGGCCCAACCGGCTTGCCAGGCTTTGAGTCCGACATAGGCGAGCGGCAACAGGCTCAGCACCACCAGCAACAAAACTGGTAATACCAGCCAGATCGATGGCCGCTTGCGCTTCGGTACGTAACCCCCGCGCGCGGCGGGGGCGGATAACGATGCGGTCATCAGTTCAAGCCAACTTCACGTTCCAGTTCCAGCGCTTCTTCGGCGTTGCCCAGATCGGCCGGTGTTACGTTCGGCGCTTCCAGTTCGCTGAACGGCTTGAGCCCGCGATCCGATTCCATGCCTTTGTGCAGCGGGTATTCGGCGGTGGTCTGGGTGATCACGCGCTGACCTTCTTCGCTGGCCATGTAGGCTAGAAATTGCTGGGCTTCTTTTGGATGTTTGCTGGATTTCAGCACGGCAGCGCTCGATACGGTGATCAAGCCACCGACGTCGCCACCGGTGAAGTAATGCAGTTTCGAATCCAGTTTGCCTTTCTCGCGTTGCAGGGCGAACCAGTAGTAGTTGTTCACCAGCACCGTAGCGACTTCGCCGTTTTCCACGGCTTTAAGGGCGACCATGTTGTTGCTGTAGGTCTTGCCGAACGCGCGCAGGCCGGTCAGCCATTCTTCGGCGGCATCGCGACCGTGCATCTTGATGATGGCCACGGCTTGTTCCTGGAAGGCGCCGCTGGTCGGTACGAAACCGACTTTGCCTTGCCACTGTGGATCGGAGAATTCCAACACCGATTTCGGCAGGTCTTTTTCATCGACCAGTTTCGGGTTGTAAGCGACTACGCGAACGCGCGCCGTCACGCCGATCCAGGTGCCGTCGCCAGCCACGTATTTTTCCGGAAGCACGGCCAGTGTGGCGTCATCGGTCTTGGCCAGCAGGCCCAGTTCGCC
Encoded here:
- a CDS encoding extracellular solute-binding protein — translated: MTFRNTLRRGLTFTLLGLALATPLTQAADTVSLTLYNGQHKEVGDAIAKAFEAKTGIHVNVRKGSSNQLASQIIEEGDRSPADVIYTEESPPLNNLGELGLLAKTDDATLAVLPEKYVAGDGTWIGVTARVRVVAYNPKLVDEKDLPKSVLEFSDPQWQGKVGFVPTSGAFQEQAVAIIKMHGRDAAEEWLTGLRAFGKTYSNNMVALKAVENGEVATVLVNNYYWFALQREKGKLDSKLHYFTGGDVGGLITVSSAAVLKSSKHPKEAQQFLAYMASEEGQRVITQTTAEYPLHKGMESDRGLKPFSELEAPNVTPADLGNAEEALELEREVGLN